A single genomic interval of Alcaligenes sp. SDU_A2 harbors:
- a CDS encoding ABC transporter ATP-binding protein: protein MLELNHLAVQAGTRRLLSDLSLHLPSGCILAVLGPNGRGKTTLLRTILGLQAPAAGSVRLQGHAAYVPQRTDALFSYDVLTMVTMGRARHLRWYASPGRQDRDIARACLRAVELEHLAERPFQALSGGEQQLACIARAMAGASPIIVLDEPSAALDLYNQDLILSLLRKLAREQGKTIVFSTHQPQHAQHIADQTLLMHTDACEVGPTANMCVDARLSRLYRLPVRVTTLAEGTHGVIPVFR, encoded by the coding sequence ATGCTTGAACTAAACCATCTGGCCGTGCAGGCCGGCACGCGCCGCCTGCTCAGCGATCTGTCACTGCACCTGCCCAGCGGCTGCATCCTGGCCGTGCTGGGGCCCAATGGCCGCGGCAAGACCACCTTGCTGCGCACCATTCTGGGCCTGCAGGCACCGGCCGCCGGCTCAGTGCGCCTGCAAGGCCACGCCGCCTACGTGCCCCAACGCACCGATGCCCTGTTTTCCTACGATGTGCTGACCATGGTCACCATGGGACGCGCCCGCCATCTGCGCTGGTATGCCTCGCCCGGCCGGCAAGACCGGGACATTGCCCGCGCCTGCCTGCGCGCCGTGGAGCTGGAACATCTGGCCGAACGCCCTTTTCAGGCCCTGAGCGGCGGCGAGCAGCAACTGGCCTGCATCGCGCGCGCCATGGCCGGCGCCAGCCCCATCATCGTGCTGGACGAGCCCAGCGCCGCGCTGGACCTGTACAACCAGGACCTGATCCTGTCCTTGCTGCGCAAGCTGGCCCGCGAACAAGGCAAGACCATTGTGTTCTCCACCCACCAGCCGCAACACGCCCAGCACATTGCCGACCAGACCTTGCTGATGCATACCGACGCCTGCGAAGTGGGCCCCACGGCCAACATGTGCGTGGACGCCCGCCTAAGTCGCCTGTACCGCCTGCCCGTACGGGTCACCACCCTGGCCGAAGGCACCCACGGCGTCATCCCTGTTTTCCGCTGA